The following is a genomic window from Candidatus Sulfotelmatobacter sp..
CCTGGGCGTGGTGGGATTCCCGAGTGTGGCGGAGGTCGAGCAGGGGCTCGAAGTGCTCGATCGGCTGAACGGCCAGTACGGGAACGCGCCGATCGCAACCGATTCGCTGTCCATTCTGGGCGGCGCCTATCTCGCTCGGGCGTTTCCGGGCCTCGATCGCATCCAGCGGGCGCGGATCACGAGGGAGTGGGGGAGACGCTAGCCGGAGGAGCCCGCCCGGGGATCCTTCAACCACCACATCATTTCGATCAGCGGTACGGGATACGTCGCCGACCAGCGCCAACCACGAAACCGCTGGTGGGCCTGGCCCGACCGTTCGAGCGCGTATCGGATTGCCGCCGTTTGGTCGCCGACCCCGGGCACCGCATAGGCGCTCGGGGCCGAGGGAAGCTGCTCGATCGACGCGGTCAGATCCACCTCGGTGAAATGATGCGTTCCATCCTCTCGCGGCGGATGCGTGGCGACCCGCGGGCCCGGCAGCAGGAAGGACACCTGCGGAAACGCGCCGGGCAATAGCGACTCGGCGATGAAGAGATCGCGCACGACCTGCATCGCGGGCACGTGCAAGACGTAGCCGCGAAGCTCTCTCGTGCGTTCTTCCGAGTTCAGCGCCCAGCCGTTCCGGATGCGAAACGCGGAGGTCACGCGGGCGGCGAGGTTCATGTTGGGATCGCCCGGCAGCACCAGCGTCGTTACGTTGCTGTCCTCGACCACCTCCAGCTCCGACAGCGGCAGGGTGCTGAACTCGGGAAGCAGGTAGCTGCGCGCCCCATCCGGGCCGGGGGGGCCGTCAAGCGTTTCGAAGCGCGTCGCGTCACCGGGAGGCGCTTCCTCGGGTGGCATGGCGAGGCTCAGGAGGGCGAGGGGCGTGCTCGGCCGCATCCGGCGCAATCCGATCCGCCGGTGGATCTCGATCCCATCGATCGTCCGCCGGTTTTCGTTCGGGACCAGGAACAAAGAAGTCGTCAGCACGTCGCAGAAATGCCCGAGCAGGAAAGACATCGACTTGAACGAGGCCTGGCGCGCGATGTGTTCCCGCCGCTCGCGCACATCGCGTGAGGATTCCGAGATCAGCGCATCGATGGCCGCGCGCCCGCCCGCAGTGGAATCCACCAGCAACGCAAATCGCTCCGAGGCGCTGCGCAGTTGCGCCACGAGCTCGGATGGCACGGCCTTGCCGGCCAGTTCCGCCAGGATGCGCAGGCCGGAGGGTGAGGGCACGATGTGCATCAGGTCCAGATCGGACGGGGCACGGGTGGCTCGCACCAAACGGCTCGCCAGGCTCTTGTCGAGCCCGATCGCCTGCGCCAGCCGGGTGGGACTCGGCGGATCGCCGGCGACCGCCACGAGCAAAGGGAGCAGCGCGGCGCGAATTTCGGCGCCCATCGATTCGACTTGCTGAACACTGCTGGTGGGGCGAAGTCCGGTTTCGGCCGTGGGGCTCACGTCGCGAGTTCTCCCGTCGAAAGTGCGCTCTTGAAGATCGGAGGGTTCTTCACCGCCACGCTCAGTTGAGGCGAACCACTCGTTGCGACGCGCGTTCCTTCGAACTCGACACCACCGCCCAATAGACGCCGCCGGCGACCAGCCGCCCGTCGAGATCTCGGCCGTCCCATGCGAGCGAGTGCTGGCCTGCGGGGAACCATCCGTGCGCCAGATTCGCGATTCGCCGCCCGGCCGAGTCGAAGATCGAGCACTCGACCTGGTCCGCCGCCGGCAGGCTGAAACCAAGGCGGGCGCCGAGGCGCGAGGGATTTGGACTCGGGGCGGCGAGCGCCAGCTTCGAAGGAAGTTTCGGGGTCTCGACCGAAGCGGTCGGAGTGATCCGAATGCGGAATGTGCGCCGGGTGTAGGGGCTGACCAGATCCTGTCCGAAGCCGATAATGCAGGTTCCATCAGGAGTCACGCACTGGCACGATTGGATCAGGAAGCCCGGGTCCACGGCAACCCCGTTTGCATTGAGAAAGGTGATCACGTCCATGATCCCCGCGTCCTGGGTCCACACGAACCCGGTGGTGCTGAAGGGCGAGCCGTCGAAACTGCAGTAGCCGACGATCATCTTGCCGTCGGCAGAGATTCCTTCGGCGACGTTGATACCATACCCGTCGCCTTCGGTACCGGGAACCGAGCCGAGAAATTGCGTTGCGCTCCAGCTGTCGCCGCTGCGAAGCCAGCGCGCGCACTCGCGCACCGTAGTGGCCGGGTTGAGCTGAAAGCCTGCCACGATGCTTCCCGAGGCGTTGACGGTCTGGGCCTCGCCGAGTCCGGTCGAATCGCAGAGCACCGACAACGAGCCGTGGATCCACGCCGCTGGCTGGCGGATACCGGTGGTGGGATTTTCGTCCCAGCCGGCGATCACCGAGCCGTCGTAGTTGACGCCATTGGCGCGGCTCGATCGCGCTCGGCTCCCCAGATCGACGCCTCCGCCGGCCTGCGTCCAGCTGAACCCGTGCGCCCTTCCGGTATTGAGCCAGTACAGGCCGACGACGGTATTGCCGTCACCTGAAAGGCCCCAAACGTCGCTGTAATTCCGGTCGATGAGTCCGAGATTGGGCGGACCATTGGGAGGCATGAGTTGCTGCCATCCCGAGTCTTGAGTCCACAGCCCGGAAGCCGACGCCGTGCTGTCGGACGTGATGATGGTGGAAGCGACGTGCGTACCGTCCGCGGAAATCCCGGGCGAACCGCCCGGGCTCGGAGTCGGCGAGCGGCCCAGGTCCTGAACCCCTCCGCTTTGAGTCCAGCGATACGGAGCGTACAACGTGCTGTTGCCGGCGATCGCATTGCCATCGCTCGAGACGCTGTTCGGATAGCCGTAGGCGTAGAGGTATTCAAATGTCACGCCGGCGCGCGCGCTCGTCGCTGCCAGCGCAAGCCCCAGCGCCAGACTCAGACTGATTCTGCGCATTCACTCCTCCTTGGATGATTCAGGCGCCGGACGTCGCCCAAGTGCTCGAGCGGGAGCTTCGCGTTCACGGGATCGGGCGGACACGGCGAGCTCGGGCGAAAGGCATCTCGCGCGAGTCGCCGTGTTCGCACCGCGAGACCGCTACCGATAGAGCGACTTGATGGCTCCCCACGTACCGCTGTGGGTCGCCGTCGCGCCGAGGCTGCCCTCGATCATGAAGGCGCCATCGTGGCTGCCGTAGAGGTTGGACCAGCTGGTGCCGTTGAAGGTCGCGACCGCCGCTCCCTGCAGCAGCGATGGCCACTGGAGATTGTTGCCATTGAAATTGTCGACCGGGGCCGTCGGCGCCACGGTGATCCAGTAGTCGCCGGGGGCCAGCGCCAGGTTCAGGTTGGAGGCGGTCATCACGTAGACGCCCTGGCCGTTCTGAACCGTGTCCACCCAGGTCAGGTTCACGGTCGTGGTCGAGGGTGTGCCGGCGGGCAGAGAGCCCGACTTCGGAGTGACGATCAGGCTCCCAGTCGGGGCCTTGACGCTCATGTTCACGCCCTGCCAGTCACTGAAGTACTCGGTGATCGTGGTCACGACCCAGCCGCTGGCTGGAACCGTCACGTCATTGACCGAGTAGTCGGTGTAGCCTCCGACGCCGGTGAACCTGCCATCGGCGATCCCGGGAGCGGTGGGGCTGAAATCGATGGCGGATTGATCCCAGAGCACCGCGGCCTGGGCCGCGGCGGCCAGGGCCAGCATGAGTGCGCCGGCGACGGCGACGATTCTCGCGTGACGTAGGGACATGAGGCACCTCTCTGCGAAGGGTGTCGGGAGCTGGCCGCGCCCGAGTCTCGGAGCGGCTGATCGGCAGCTTAACGATACTCCCCGATGTATACAAGAGGAATCTCAGAGACATCTGGCAGACTCTTTGGAACCGTGGTAGGGTGCCGGGCGTCAGCGAGAAGGAACCCTGATCCAGGCGATTCAGCCACCCCGGCCTCCGGACGTCCGGCCGCGTGAATGGACCCGTTCCCATGAAGAAAGCGAGATCCCGCTTGTCGCGCTCGTTCCTGAAAGCCGCGTGCCTTCTCCTTCTGATCCCGCTCGCCACACTCCCGGCCAGCCTCTTGAATCCGGCTGACGCGTCGGTGCGTTCCCTCCGCTCCGCCGCCGAAGGTCCGCCGCTGCTCCTCTGGCCGCCGGCTGACGAACGGGTACCGGAGTCTGTCGGCACGCTCGAGGTGAGCGCGCCTCCCCATCTCGAGAGCGTGCGCGTCGTGGTCTCCCGCGAACGCTTCGATCCCTCCAACTGGGATGGGGCCCCGGCTGGCGCCGCGTGGTTCGTCGGCCAGCCCGGCGCCACTTCGGTGCCGCTCGCCGCACTCTCGATCCCGATTGGCGCCGAGACCGAGTTGTGGTGGACCGCGGTCGCGCGCGAAGCCAATAGCGGGCGCTGGATCGCCGCCGAACCACGCCGCTTCGTGGTGATACCGAGTTTCGCCAATCGGGTGGCGACCGGTGGGCACCCGCGGCCCAGCGCCACCGGGTGGCTGGCTCCCATGAAGTCCCGGGCACCTCGCCCGAGTTATCGGTCCTTTCGACTCGCTTCGGGCGCGCTGATCGAGCCCGAACGCGTTGCCGGGTCGGCCGCCGCGGGAGCCAGCACGCTCGCTCCCGCGGGTGCGGCGGGCCGGCGCGCCTGTCTGGTTCAGTTCGCCGAAGGCGGCGCCGATTCCGCTCGGGTGCGCATCGAACGGGCCGGTGGCACGATCGTGGCGCCGATCAGCGGCGAAGCGTGGCTGGTGCGCGTCGACGATGCCGCTCGCGCCCGGCTCGCGCTCGTGAACGGCGAGCCCTGGGTCGCCGACTGGCAGCCGCAGTTCAAGCTGAGCGCGGCGATCGACGGTTCCTCGATCGGCCGGCGCGCGGTCACCGCGCTGCTGTTCCCGGACGGCGACGAGGCCGCGACCGTCACCGCGCTGGGCGCACTCGGCGCCTTCAATGTCCGAGCCTACCGCGGCTCGGTCAATCGGCTGGTGCGATTCGAGCTCGAAGACTCCCGCATGGCCGAGGCCGCTGCGCTCCCCGACATTGCCTGGATCGAACCGGCTCCGCGCGATTCGGTGAGCAACGATCAGGCGCAATGGGTCACTCAGACGGGCGTGCCCAACTCGCGCACGCTTTGGGATCATGGCATTCGCGGTCACGGCCAGATCGTCATGACGGCCGACAGCGGCATTCGTCCCGACCACGAAATGTTCAACGACTCGCTGGTGGCGCTGACTCACTTCGGGGACTATCCGACCCACCGCAAGATCATCGCCTACTGGCCGGGCTCGGACGATCCCGGTATCGCGTTCGGCGACGACGTCGGCTCCTCCTACCACGGCACGCACACCGCGGGCACCGTGGCCGGGAATCCCGACGCGACCTCCAGCGCGCCGTGGTCCGGCATGGCCAAGGAGGCCAGGCTGTATTTCATGGATATGGCCGGACCCAATTCCAACGGCGGACTGGCCGCGCCGGCCGACCTGAACGACCTGTTTCAGCGCTCGTTCGACGGAAACGCCGCCGGGGCCGCTCGCATCTCGTCGAACTCGTGGGGCGATCCCAGCTCACTCGGCGCCTATACGCTGGCTTCGATGGAGGTCGATCAGTTCATGTGGAGCCACCCCGACTACCTGATCGCGTTCGCGGCCGGAAATCAGGGCGTCGTGAGGACGGTTCAGTCGCCGGGAACCGCCAAGAACTGCCTGAGCGTGGGGGCGACGGGAAACGGCACGCTGGACAACAACCTCGCCTCGTTTTCGAGCCGCGGGCCCACCGCGGACCTGCGCTACAAGCCCACGGTGATGGCGCCGGGCGATGGCGTCACCTCGTCGATCGGCTCGACGCGATACACGTACGCGACCTACTCCGGCACTTCGATGTCGACGCCGGCCGTGGCCGGAACCATGGCGCTGATGCGCGAATACTTGACCGAAGGCTGGTATCCGACCGGCTCCCCGGTCGCCGCCAACGCGTTGACTCCTTCGGCGGCGCTGCTCAAGGCGATGGCGATCAATTCATCTCGTAACGACATCCTCGGCTACACGATTCCCAGCATCCAGATCGGCTGGGGCCGGCTGACCGCGGACGACGTTCTCTATTTCCCCGGCGATTCCTCTCGCACGCTCCTGGTGGATGGCGCCGACGGATTGCTCGATCAGCAATACGTGGAATATCAGGTGGATGTCACCGATCCGAGTCGCCCGCTCAAGATCGCGTTGTGCTGGACGGACGCGCCCGGGAATCCGGCCAGCAGCGTTCAGCTCGTCAACGATCTCGATCTGATCGTTTCGAAGGGCGGCGCCACCTTCCTCGGCAACTATTTCCTGAACGGCAATTCCGGCCTGGGCGGGCATCGTGATTCGCTGAACGTCGAGGAAGTAGTGCGCGTTCAATACCCGACCGCGGGCATCTGGACGGTTCGAGTCGAGGGTCATCGCGTGCTGCAGGGGCCGCAGCCCTTCGCCTTGTGCGCTACCGGGGGAATCAACACCGGGGCCGGCTCGGTGGCACTCGATCGTTTCGAATACGGGCTCACCGACACGATCGGCATCGAGGTGACCGACGTGAACGCGCACGAACCGCTCCTCGCGCTGGTGCACTCGAACACCGAGACCAGCGACGAAGTGGTTCACCTGACCGGCTCGAATGGGGTCTTTCGCGGGCGATTGCCGATCGCTCCCAGCACCTGGCGGCCGGGGGATGGAGTGCTCTCGGTTTCCTCGGGTGACCGGATCACCGTCACCTACAACGACGATCTCCCGCTCGGCGCACTGGTCGCGACCGCGCCCGTCAACGCCAATCCGCCGCAGATCACCGGGGTCCACGCGACGGCGACGTCGCCCACCAGCGCCACCGTCACCTGGACGACGGACGTGCCCGCGACTTCCCGAGTGCGGTTCGGCCTGCTCGCGCCGGCGGCGGCCGCGGATTCGAGCGGGCTCACGCGCCAGCACGTGATCCAGCTCACCGGGCTCGCCGCCGCGAGCACCTACCGGTATGACGTCGAGAGCACGACGCGCACCGGAAGCAGGGCGAGCGACAGCCTGGGCGGCCAGCACCGCCAGTTCACCACGCGGCCGGGCGGCTCGATCGCGCTGGTCATGGATGACCCGAGCCCGACCACGCTCGCCGTCTGGACCAACGCGCTTGCGCAGCTCGGTTGGAACGCCGACGTGATCACGCGCGCCGAAGACGATCCCCCGCTGGTGGGGAATTCCACGGCCGGCCTGCGCCGCTATTCGGCCGTGCTCTGGCAGGTGGATCCGGATCGCTACCCGCCGCTGAGCGACGTGCAGCGGCTCGCCATCGATTCGCTGCTGACCGGCGGGGCGCGACTTCTGCTCACGGGTCACGACATCGGCTACGGGCTCTCAAGCATGGACGTTCCGAGCTACACCCCGGAGCGCGAGGCCTGGTTCGAAAGCCGCCTCAAGACTCGGTTCGGACTCGATCTCTCGTGGGCCGATACGCTTCGAGGTCTCCCCGGAGATCCCGTGACCGGCGACTTCACGAGCGGCGTCAAGTATCACCCGGAGCTCTATCCCGACGCGGGCGACGAGGTGAGTTTCGCCCCCAACAATGACGTGATCGGCGACCTCCCCTGGCTCGACGATCAGAACCCACCGCGGCACGTCGGCATCGCCTGGGAGACGGTCAGCCCGCAGGGCACGCCCGGGAACGGCGTCTGGGGCGGCGCGAAGTCGAGATACCTCGGGCTCTATTACGAATGGGTGGCGATGGGAAGCACCTCGGTCCTCAACGATCCCAACCGCACCTCGGTTCTCGAGCGATCGGTCGACTGGCTGTTGGGCCATCGTCCGCCCACCGGCGTCATCACCGCGCCCGCGCCGGGTGCCGTGGTGACCGGGGACTTCCTGGCGATTCGCTACGTGACCGCCGCGGACTCGGGCCATTCGATCGCGAGGCGGATGCTTTCCTATTCACTCGATGGGGGCGAGAGCTGGGCGCCGATCACCTCGATGTCGTGTGCCGATAGCGGTTACATCTGGGATCTTGCCGGCGCGCTCGGAGGCACCCCAGTTCCCAACTCGACTCTGGCCATGGTGCGATTGGTGACGACCGATGACGGCGTGCCCGCCGCCAGCGTGACCACGCAGATGGCCGGCACCTTCACGCTGGCGCGTGCGGGGGGCGACACCCGTGGGCCGCTGGTCCTGGCCGGCACGGTCATGACCATGCCCAGCCCGATCCGGCGTGGATCGCCCGCGACGCTCTCGGCGACCGTGAGTGACGCCGAGACCGGCGGCAGCACGGTCGCGGCCGCCGAGTACTCGATCGGCCCCTCGCCTGCGCCGGCCGGCGCGGGGCTCCCGATGAGCGGGTCGTTCGGCGCGAGCCAGGTGGTGGTGTCGGCGGCGCTCAACACGGCGGCGCTCGGCGCGGGAGATCAAACCCTCTGGCTGCGCGCCCGCGACGGCGCCGGGAACTGGGGCGCGCCCGTCATGGTGAGCGTGATCGCCAATGACTTCGGGGTCCTGGCGGTGAGCGCGTTGCAGCTCACGGACTACCTCGAGCCGGCTGCTCCCAACCCTTCGCGGGACGCCGCGCATCTGCGGTTCGGGCTGGCGCGCGAGGGGGAGGTGAGGCTCGAGCTGTTCGATGTCGCGGGGCGGCGGGTGCGCTCGCTGCTCAGAGGCCCGCTGGCGGCCGGTCCGCATTTCGCCGTCTGGGACGGTCGGGATGACGATTCACGCAAGGTGCAGGCCGGCATCTATCTCGCGCGCCTGCTGACGCCGGACCGGAGCTTTGTCGTGCGACTGGTCCGACTGGAGTAGGCCAGCCGCCAGAACTGGCGCTCCTCGAGGATGGTGATGCGGTGGCCCTTCTCGCGCAGCCGCTTCACCTCCATCAGCTTGATGCCCGCGTCGCGCCCGGCGGCCTGCTGCGTATTGGGTCGTCCGCGCACCAGCACGGTGGTCTGCGCCGAGGGCGCGCCGTGGACGATCGCCCCGGCCCGGCGCGCCGCCCGAGCGGCCTCGAGCCGCGGCCGGCTCAGGATGCCGGTGAACGCCAGATGGACGCCCTTCAAGCTGCGAATGGCGCCGGGGCGCAAGGATGCCGGGGGGCTCCGCAGCGCATCGATCATTTCATCGGCGTTCTCGTAACGCTTGCGGCGTTCGCCCAGGCAGCGATAGATGATCTCCTTGAGGTGATCGGTGCAGTCGAGCTTGCGAACGTCGGCGGTGCGAATGCGCCGATCCGCGTCGCGCCCCACCAGCATGCCGAGGAGCTGCCCGACTTGATAGACGTCGTCGCGCGCCTGCCACTTGGGCACGGCACCTTCGAGGATATCGCTGGGGGCAGTGAGCCAGTTCATGGTGCGCGCGGTGATGCCACGCGCATCGCTCTGATGACGCGTGATGCCGAAGTCGCCGAGCTTGAGCGTGTGCTCATCGCACACGAACACGTTGAGCGGCGTGAGGTCGC
Proteins encoded in this region:
- a CDS encoding protein kinase, whose translation is MRHPSTATTRSISKAAPATDDSRLLLVPGQVVRSPETRLDYHVEYLLGAGGFGQAFRARRGGSPAARELVCVKVSTRIDGWLREAYFGQLLDGHPRAIRVFDAFPLMLEGGRILYCLALEYARYGDLRLYLRRASRGWPERKIRLEIAGILEVLGKLHRGQVLHRDLTPLNVFVCDEHTLKLGDFGITRHQSDARGITARTMNWLTAPSDILEGAVPKWQARDDVYQVGQLLGMLVGRDADRRIRTADVRKLDCTDHLKEIIYRCLGERRKRYENADEMIDALRSPPASLRPGAIRSLKGVHLAFTGILSRPRLEAARAARRAGAIVHGAPSAQTTVLVRGRPNTQQAAGRDAGIKLMEVKRLREKGHRITILEERQFWRLAYSSRTSRTTKLRSGVSRRAR
- a CDS encoding FlgD immunoglobulin-like domain containing protein, which translates into the protein MRRISLSLALGLALAATSARAGVTFEYLYAYGYPNSVSSDGNAIAGNSTLYAPYRWTQSGGVQDLGRSPTPSPGGSPGISADGTHVASTIITSDSTASASGLWTQDSGWQQLMPPNGPPNLGLIDRNYSDVWGLSGDGNTVVGLYWLNTGRAHGFSWTQAGGGVDLGSRARSSRANGVNYDGSVIAGWDENPTTGIRQPAAWIHGSLSVLCDSTGLGEAQTVNASGSIVAGFQLNPATTVRECARWLRSGDSWSATQFLGSVPGTEGDGYGINVAEGISADGKMIVGYCSFDGSPFSTTGFVWTQDAGIMDVITFLNANGVAVDPGFLIQSCQCVTPDGTCIIGFGQDLVSPYTRRTFRIRITPTASVETPKLPSKLALAAPSPNPSRLGARLGFSLPAADQVECSIFDSAGRRIANLAHGWFPAGQHSLAWDGRDLDGRLVAGGVYWAVVSSSKERASQRVVRLN
- a CDS encoding S8 family serine peptidase, yielding MRSLRSAAEGPPLLLWPPADERVPESVGTLEVSAPPHLESVRVVVSRERFDPSNWDGAPAGAAWFVGQPGATSVPLAALSIPIGAETELWWTAVAREANSGRWIAAEPRRFVVIPSFANRVATGGHPRPSATGWLAPMKSRAPRPSYRSFRLASGALIEPERVAGSAAAGASTLAPAGAAGRRACLVQFAEGGADSARVRIERAGGTIVAPISGEAWLVRVDDAARARLALVNGEPWVADWQPQFKLSAAIDGSSIGRRAVTALLFPDGDEAATVTALGALGAFNVRAYRGSVNRLVRFELEDSRMAEAAALPDIAWIEPAPRDSVSNDQAQWVTQTGVPNSRTLWDHGIRGHGQIVMTADSGIRPDHEMFNDSLVALTHFGDYPTHRKIIAYWPGSDDPGIAFGDDVGSSYHGTHTAGTVAGNPDATSSAPWSGMAKEARLYFMDMAGPNSNGGLAAPADLNDLFQRSFDGNAAGAARISSNSWGDPSSLGAYTLASMEVDQFMWSHPDYLIAFAAGNQGVVRTVQSPGTAKNCLSVGATGNGTLDNNLASFSSRGPTADLRYKPTVMAPGDGVTSSIGSTRYTYATYSGTSMSTPAVAGTMALMREYLTEGWYPTGSPVAANALTPSAALLKAMAINSSRNDILGYTIPSIQIGWGRLTADDVLYFPGDSSRTLLVDGADGLLDQQYVEYQVDVTDPSRPLKIALCWTDAPGNPASSVQLVNDLDLIVSKGGATFLGNYFLNGNSGLGGHRDSLNVEEVVRVQYPTAGIWTVRVEGHRVLQGPQPFALCATGGINTGAGSVALDRFEYGLTDTIGIEVTDVNAHEPLLALVHSNTETSDEVVHLTGSNGVFRGRLPIAPSTWRPGDGVLSVSSGDRITVTYNDDLPLGALVATAPVNANPPQITGVHATATSPTSATVTWTTDVPATSRVRFGLLAPAAAADSSGLTRQHVIQLTGLAAASTYRYDVESTTRTGSRASDSLGGQHRQFTTRPGGSIALVMDDPSPTTLAVWTNALAQLGWNADVITRAEDDPPLVGNSTAGLRRYSAVLWQVDPDRYPPLSDVQRLAIDSLLTGGARLLLTGHDIGYGLSSMDVPSYTPEREAWFESRLKTRFGLDLSWADTLRGLPGDPVTGDFTSGVKYHPELYPDAGDEVSFAPNNDVIGDLPWLDDQNPPRHVGIAWETVSPQGTPGNGVWGGAKSRYLGLYYEWVAMGSTSVLNDPNRTSVLERSVDWLLGHRPPTGVITAPAPGAVVTGDFLAIRYVTAADSGHSIARRMLSYSLDGGESWAPITSMSCADSGYIWDLAGALGGTPVPNSTLAMVRLVTTDDGVPAASVTTQMAGTFTLARAGGDTRGPLVLAGTVMTMPSPIRRGSPATLSATVSDAETGGSTVAAAEYSIGPSPAPAGAGLPMSGSFGASQVVVSAALNTAALGAGDQTLWLRARDGAGNWGAPVMVSVIANDFGVLAVSALQLTDYLEPAAPNPSRDAAHLRFGLAREGEVRLELFDVAGRRVRSLLRGPLAAGPHFAVWDGRDDDSRKVQAGIYLARLLTPDRSFVVRLVRLE